Part of the Grimontia kaedaensis genome is shown below.
GGTAGTCATGGTGATGACATGTTGAAGATTGTTTCCGTCTAAACGGAATAACGACACTTTAATCTCCGCCCCCGGCTTACCTTTGGCCGTGTCGAGCACATGCGTTGTGAGCTTTCCCATTTACCTCTGTCCTTTTCTTTATGGTTTATTCCTTCGTGCTTTCTTGTATCTAGCAAGGATGATCGTGATTTCGAGAGCGAATAACATACATATGATCCGATACATTTCATTACGTGTGCACATCTAATAAATTAAAATGTACACAATACTTAATTCTTGTAAAGGTCGAAAAATGCGCAGTATCAATAGTGGGAATCCTATAAGAAAGCCGTTATCTAAAGGGGTTAACGCAGGAATTTGATGCAAAACTCGCATGAGATGGATTTCTAGAAATATGAAGGCGACAACATTTCGTCAACTTGTTCTTGTAAATTGTATACAAAATGTAATACTAAAAATGTGCTTACCAGCTAGGAGAAAGATCTTCCTTTGATTGCTCCTAATAAACTGATAAAGAAAAACGGTGAGCCTCAGGCTTTTAATGCAAGGATTAATGATAGGAATGGCGCGATGAGTAGTGACTATCCTCGGGATTTGAAAGGCTATGGTGCTCGTCCCCCTCATCCAAGATGGCCGGGGGAGGCTCGGATTGCGGTTTCGTTTGTACTGAATTTTGAAGAGGGCGGCGAACGCTGTGTATTGCATGGGGACAGGGAGTCAGAAGCATTTTTATCTGAAATTCCTTCCGCACAACCCTTAGCGGGTGTCAGGCACATCAGCATGGAGTCAATCTACGAATACGGCACGCGTGCTGGACTTTGGCGGACTTTAAAACTTCTCCGACAACATGAGATTCCCTTGACGGTATTTGCCGTTGGGATGGCCGCAGAAAGGTATCCAGAGGCCATTCAGGCGATGGCAGAAGAAGGTCACGAAATTTGTAGCCACGGATACCGTTGGATTGACTATCAATATGTTCGTGAAGAAGACGAACGGGAAGACATGCAAAAAGCTATCGCGGCGATTAAAGCGGTCACAGGAGAGCGGCCATTAGGATGGTACACGGGCAGAACCAGCCCAAACACACGTAGACTGGTCGCTGAAGAAGGTGGTTTTCTTTATGACTCTGATGCTTATGACGATGATCTTCCGTACTGGCATGAAGATGGAACCAAACCAGGTAAGCCTCAGCTCGTTATTCCGTATGCCTTGGATACAAACGATATGCGCTTCTCTACCGCTCAGGGCTTCAATTCTGGCGAGCAATTTTTTCAGTATCTCAAAGACAGTTTTGATGTGCTGTATGAAGAGGGACAGGACGAACCGAAAATGCTTTCTATCGGTTTGCATTGCCGCTTGATTGGCAGACCGGGAAGACTGGCTGCGCTTAAGCGGTTTATAGAATACGTGAAGCAACATGACAGGGTATGGATCACCCGTCGAATTGATATCGCCAAACACTGGCACAAGCATCACCCACATCCAAGCATGACTAAACAGGTCTAAGGAAAGGCATAGTAATGGCACGATTTTCAACCTGTCGCCCCAGCGAGCAAACGAAAGAAGAGTTTGTCGATACGTTTGGCGGGGTTTACGAGCACAGTCCCTGGGTAGCAGAGCAAGCTTATGGTGCTGGGCTTGATGCAGCGTTTGATGAACAGGAGACGCTTCACTCCCGCATGGCAGATGTGCTCAACAATGCGGAAGACTCTTCAAAAATGCAGGTCGTTCTTGCTCACCCCGACCTTGCCGGTCGAGCAGCTCAGGCTGGTGAATTAACGGCAGAGTCAACGTCAGAACAGGCAAGTGCAGGTATCGATCAATGTACCCCAGAAGAGTTTGCCCGTTTCACCGATTTCAACGATCGCTACAAAGAAAAGTTCCAGTTTCCTTTTATCATGGCGGTGAAAGGGGCAAACAGACACTTGATTCTTGAAGCGTTCGAAAAACGTTTAGAAAACGATGTAACAACTGAATTCAACACTGCGATTGCTGAAATCAACAAAATCGCACTGTTCAGGCTACGTGATTTGTAGCTCTCTGGCCGTCGACATATCAATCCTATTTCAGGGCTTGTCGACGAATTCAGCGTCTCGCAAATTGAAGCTCGCCGGAAGCACACTCGATGCTTCCAGCTACAGTGAAAGGGGAAAAGACGCGACCTTTTGTATCCACCGACACCACAGCTTTAACGTCATCCGGTGTCTCAGATATATGTGATAAAGGAAGCAATGGAAATGGATAATCGTCCTGACTTCGTCAAGCTCGTTAATCTCGCCAGTAGCCGGCTCGGTACTGAAGCGATCTACGCGACAGATGACTTCTTCGCAGACAAACAACGTCTTGTTGATGATGCGCCTCCGGAATGGAAAGAAGACGTTTACGATGATAACGGTAAATGGATGGATGGCTGGGAATCGCGACGCAAGCGTGAAGAAGGCCACGACTACTGTGTGATTCGCCTTGGTTTGCCGGGCAAGATCATCGGCGTAGATATCGACACCTCTCACTTCACTGGAAACTATCCTCCTTCAGCATCACTGGAAGGTTGTTACTGCCCTGATGGTAATCCAACCGACGAACAGACTTGGGAAGAACTTCTGCCTTCAATGAATCTTCAGGGAGACAGCCACCACTTTGCAGATATTTATTCTGACCGACCCTTCACCCATGTCCGCTTTCATATCTATCCAGACGGTGGGGTAGCAAGGCTTCGTGTTTATGGTCATCCTGAAATTGATTGGGAACGCGTTAACCCGGAAAGCGAACTCGACCTAGTCGCTGTAGAAAACGGCGGACGCGCTCTGGCATGTAATGACCAACACTTCGGTCACATGAGTAACCTGATCATGCCTGGTCGCGGTGTCAATATGGGAGACGGCTGGGAAACAGCGCGTCGTCGCGTGCCTGGGAATGACTGGGTCATCCTTTCTATGGGGCATGCGGGATTGGTAGAGCGGATTGTTATTGATACAGCCCATTTCAAAGGAAATTTCCCAGATAGCGTCTCGATTCAAGCGGCTTTTGTAGAAGGTGGCACTGACGAGCAAATTGCCACGCAAAGCCTCTTCTGGCGTGAGCTCTTGCCAAGTCAGAAGCTGTCTGCAGACGCCATCCATGAGTTTGCTGAGCAGGTGAATAATTTGGGTGCGATCTCCCACGTCAGGGTCAACATTTTCCCAGATGGCGGCATAAGTCGTGTACGCCTATTTGGCAGGAAATCTGGCTGAGCTGATTACCCGTTACAGTGAGAAAAAGACAAAGGAGAAGGAAGAGTGCCAGTCACGGAATTGATGTTAAAACCGGAACCGCTGACGAAAGAATCGTTTACGCCTTTTGGTGATGTGATTGAAGCCGAAAATCGTGACTACTTCATGATTAATAACGGCTCTACACGTCGCTACCATAAGCTCGCAACGACCCAAGTTGATGAGGGCAGCGGCGTTATCATCAATATCTTTCAGGCGACGCCTCTTTCCTATCCTTTGCACATCATGATGTTGGAACGTCATCCCAAGGGCTCACAGGCTTTTATGCCTTTGCTAGGCAATGACTATCTGGTGGTTGTCGCGCCGCCGGGAGAAGTGCCGGAGCCAGATTCGATCCGCGCTTTTCATGCGAAAGCTAGCCAGGGCGTGAATTACCATAGGGGTGTTTGGCATCATCCTGTTCTTGCATTAACACCTAACGATCAGTTTCTGGTGGTCGACAGGGACGGTGTGGGTAATAACTGTGACGAGTTTTTCTTTTCAGAACAGATACGTGTGATATTGGCGCCCAATTGATAACGTCATCATATTAACGTAAGCGATTTGTTGCTTTGGTTAATGAACAGGCCGATATCTGAGAAAAACAGGAAGGGACGACGTAAGCTTTTTTGTAGCAGACAAATTTAGCGACGGCGTCCGTACAGGAGGTTGTTATGGATCCGTATTTCACGGAATGGCTCAATCTGGCAGTGCGCTGGGTACACATGATTACTGGTGTTGCCTGGATCGGTGCATCTTTCTACTTTGTATGGCTGGAAAACAACTTAAACAGATCGAACCCCAAAGAGGGGTTGTCCGGCGATTTATGGGCGATACACGGTGGTGGTATCTATCACCTCGAGAAATACAAACTAGCGCCGCCTAAAATGCCTGAAACACTTCATTGGTTCAAGTGGGAGGCTTACTTCACCTGGATCACGGGTGTTGCACTGCTCACTATTGTTTTTTACTCCAATGCGGACATTTACCTCGTTAAACCGGGGTCGGGTATAGAGCCAATGACAGCGGTGGCGATCGGTGTTGGATCTTTGGTTTCAGGCTGGTTTGTTTACGATTTTCTGTGTGACTCCCCATTGGGCAAAAGGCCCATGTTGCTTGGGTTGGTGTTGTTTGCTTTCTTAGTCTTTGCTGCCTGGGCGCTGAGTTTGGTCTTTAGTGGCCGTGGCGCTTACATTCATGTTGGCGCCATTATCGGTACCATTATGGTTGGTAATGTGTTCCGTATCATCATGCCTGCACAGCGTGGATTGGTGAAAGCGATTGAAGAGGGTACAGAGCCGGATCCTGAGCTTCCTGCTAAAGGCCTGTTGCGTTCACGTCATAACAACTATCTCACGCTGCCCGTGCTGTTCATTATGATCAGTAACCATTTCCCCAGTACTTATGGCAACGAATACAACTGGGCAATTTTGGCGGGTCTTTCAGTGATCAGCGTATTGGTTCGTCACTATTTCAATACACGTCATGGAAGCCAAAAGTATGCGTGGACAATCCCAACTGCTGCGTTAGGTTTGGTTTGTCTGGCATTTGTCTCAGCGCCTCAGTCAAATGCACCGACAGCGTCTGCCGCTCATTCTCATGATATGGCTGCGACCGCTGGTGGCGAAGAAACAATGTTTGTATCCGTAAAAGGCATCATTATGGAGCGTTGTACGGTTTGTCACTCTCAAGCGCCGACTCATCCAGCTTTTGCCACCGCTCCTGCCGGTGTGATTTTAGATACGCCGGAGCAAATGAAGCTAGAAGTGTCCCGGATTGTGGCACAGACAGTCACCACCAATATCATGCCTCTTGGTAATCTGACGCAAATGACACAGGAAGAGCGCGAATTGATTGGTAAGTGGGCGGAAGGTGGTGCTCACATTCAATAAGATTTGATATTTTTATGTGAATAATTGGCCGCTCCACTATGGGGTGGCTTTATTTTTTTGTTGAGTTATATCAATGAAATAGTGCTTATTTATATTTAATATGAATGATTGGTTATGGAGTCAATTCACGTATTTTATTGAGTGTGTGAATTTTCCACCTTAAAAGTTAACAAATCACGAGATTTGCTGACAGGTTTTGGTTATAATTCGCGCCGAATAAAAAATCATCAATTCGCAAAAGCAAGACGTGGCAGTAGTTTTGGCGGTGCTACGAAACGCAGAGCAAAACTTTTTAGGAGAGAAACGTGGAAACTATTCTGGTCGTCGCATTTATCGTTGCAGCATTCTTTATCGTCAAAAAAGAGCGTGCTTGCCGTTCGTAATTGCCTAGCTACGACTGTTTGATTCTTTTTTGAAAGCCCATTTTCCAGTCGACAAGTAAAATAAAAGCGCTAAAGCGGAAAAAAGCAGAGCCTGAGCTCTGCTTTTGTGTTTCTGGGAGTGCATTACGCTATTCGCTAACAACGTTTCCATCACCTGCGAGTGAAATAAGGTGCTGTTTGATGGCGTTTGAAGCGTGAGTCGTCAGTCCGTATACATCGTAAATTCCGATGACTTTTCCATCAGACTCTTCTGAGCTAAATAACATTCCCGTTGCCGCTGGCGTGCCGTCTTGCATTGCGACATACAGTTCGACATGCATGCCGTCAGGCGTCGGCAGATCTGTAAGCGAAAGTTGAGAGAGGAACTCCATGATGGTTTCGCGTTCTGATTCTGGCCATTTTTGTGCGAGCGTTTTTGCGTAGCGAACCATCAGTGGGTGGCAATCAACCTCGTAAAATGTAAAGCCTTCTGTTGCGCTGCCAGTAGATTTCTCCGTTGAGATGGGCTCTGATTCCGCTGCGTTATACAAACGCAAACCTTCTTTGCTTTCAGCCGTTGGAAATTGTGCACTCTCTACGTGGCTTGCCATCCAGGCCTGTTTTTTGTGGAAGTGGGAAAGAACGGTGGATTCGCTCATAAGAACTCCGGAATCTAGAATGTCCGAGAACTAAACCTCTCGGCAGCGTGAAGGCAATCTTCAATCGTGCTTCGATAATAGCGCTGTTAGATGAAATAACAATGGCTCACCGACAAAATGAGGAAGTACCAATGCTGAGTGGCGATAAGTTGAGCAGCTAACCATTGCTGGAGAATCATGATTTTAGGTATAAAATAGGAAATGAATTCGATAATCGCTGACTACTCAGGTTCCCCTTTTTATGTCCGGACAACGCCTTCAAACACAGTTTTCAATGATTTATAACCGTTTCGACGGTAAAGACGCTGATACCAATCTTGAGACCATGGCGGACATCTTTTGTTGTACACGTCGTAACGCAAGAATGGTCCTCAACAAGATGGCGGAGCAGGGCTGGTTGACCTGGGAACCCGCTGTCGGCCGAGGAAAGCAGAGTCGCCTGACGTTCCACCGCAGTGATTCCGATCTTCAAATGCGCCGTGTTAGAAAGTGGGTTCAGGAAGGCAAACTGGACGCTGCACTAGAAGAGCTGGATAACGACGCCGCCAAATTGGCAAGACTGATCCAGGAACAGTTGGGCGTCTCTACACAAGAAGGTAAGCAGATCATCCGCCTTCCCTATTACCGCTCATTCCCTACGCTAAACCCAGCCAAACCTTTGCGCCGTTCCGAGCAGCACTTGGTCTCTCAAATTTTCAATGGATTGACACGACTGAG
Proteins encoded:
- the alc gene encoding allantoicase, yielding MDNRPDFVKLVNLASSRLGTEAIYATDDFFADKQRLVDDAPPEWKEDVYDDNGKWMDGWESRRKREEGHDYCVIRLGLPGKIIGVDIDTSHFTGNYPPSASLEGCYCPDGNPTDEQTWEELLPSMNLQGDSHHFADIYSDRPFTHVRFHIYPDGGVARLRVYGHPEIDWERVNPESELDLVAVENGGRALACNDQHFGHMSNLIMPGRGVNMGDGWETARRRVPGNDWVILSMGHAGLVERIVIDTAHFKGNFPDSVSIQAAFVEGGTDEQIATQSLFWRELLPSQKLSADAIHEFAEQVNNLGAISHVRVNIFPDGGISRVRLFGRKSG
- the uraD gene encoding 2-oxo-4-hydroxy-4-carboxy-5-ureidoimidazoline decarboxylase — protein: MARFSTCRPSEQTKEEFVDTFGGVYEHSPWVAEQAYGAGLDAAFDEQETLHSRMADVLNNAEDSSKMQVVLAHPDLAGRAAQAGELTAESTSEQASAGIDQCTPEEFARFTDFNDRYKEKFQFPFIMAVKGANRHLILEAFEKRLENDVTTEFNTAIAEINKIALFRLRDL
- the puuE gene encoding allantoinase PuuE; this encodes MSSDYPRDLKGYGARPPHPRWPGEARIAVSFVLNFEEGGERCVLHGDRESEAFLSEIPSAQPLAGVRHISMESIYEYGTRAGLWRTLKLLRQHEIPLTVFAVGMAAERYPEAIQAMAEEGHEICSHGYRWIDYQYVREEDEREDMQKAIAAIKAVTGERPLGWYTGRTSPNTRRLVAEEGGFLYDSDAYDDDLPYWHEDGTKPGKPQLVIPYALDTNDMRFSTAQGFNSGEQFFQYLKDSFDVLYEEGQDEPKMLSIGLHCRLIGRPGRLAALKRFIEYVKQHDRVWITRRIDIAKHWHKHHPHPSMTKQV
- a CDS encoding urate hydroxylase PuuD; translation: MDPYFTEWLNLAVRWVHMITGVAWIGASFYFVWLENNLNRSNPKEGLSGDLWAIHGGGIYHLEKYKLAPPKMPETLHWFKWEAYFTWITGVALLTIVFYSNADIYLVKPGSGIEPMTAVAIGVGSLVSGWFVYDFLCDSPLGKRPMLLGLVLFAFLVFAAWALSLVFSGRGAYIHVGAIIGTIMVGNVFRIIMPAQRGLVKAIEEGTEPDPELPAKGLLRSRHNNYLTLPVLFIMISNHFPSTYGNEYNWAILAGLSVISVLVRHYFNTRHGSQKYAWTIPTAALGLVCLAFVSAPQSNAPTASAAHSHDMAATAGGEETMFVSVKGIIMERCTVCHSQAPTHPAFATAPAGVILDTPEQMKLEVSRIVAQTVTTNIMPLGNLTQMTQEERELIGKWAEGGAHIQ
- a CDS encoding ureidoglycolate lyase yields the protein MLKPEPLTKESFTPFGDVIEAENRDYFMINNGSTRRYHKLATTQVDEGSGVIINIFQATPLSYPLHIMMLERHPKGSQAFMPLLGNDYLVVVAPPGEVPEPDSIRAFHAKASQGVNYHRGVWHHPVLALTPNDQFLVVDRDGVGNNCDEFFFSEQIRVILAPN